The Bacillus sp. Y1 genome has a window encoding:
- a CDS encoding thiamine pyrophosphate-binding protein, whose translation MKQLISYQLVNYLEERGIEHIFGLCGHTNIAVLSALENSKIKFVNVRHEQIAAHMADGYARVKKKAAVLLSHLGPGLTNAATGVANAALDSIPLVVIAGDVPTHYYGKHPHQEVNLHGDATQYEIYRPFVKRAWRVDSAHLFPEILEKAFQLAESGNPGPVLISVPMDIFSKELETSYFEKQKLNAKNLHKPSIDNETAKKIIRTLAEAKSPIFYVGGGILLADAADELRELVDRLNMPVAHSLMGKGAVSDDHPLTLGMTGFWGTKFINDKCKSADYVFGLGTRFAEADSSSWEPEYTFNFPPTKLIQIDIDPSEIGRNYPVEIGVVADLKQALTVLNRVAEEMFPYGVQRDSLDTLKQEIERYRKEFKESNRKFIEDESFPMMPQRIVDEVRQVLPKDALITTDVGWNKNGVGQQFPIYEAGSILTPGGYATMGFGAPAALGAKIAAPNRIVVSLVGDGGFGQNPAVLATAAEENIPVVWVIMNNFAFGTIAGLQKAHFGTTLGTVFQKDGEPYSPDYAAIARAYGVEGIKVQSAGEFKPALEKAIKANKPVVIDVAMLNNPVPTDGHWNIMDIYSPGKSVHHVSV comes from the coding sequence ATGAAACAGTTAATATCATATCAATTAGTAAATTATCTTGAAGAAAGAGGCATTGAACATATTTTTGGACTTTGTGGTCACACAAATATTGCCGTACTTTCTGCTTTAGAAAATAGCAAAATTAAGTTTGTGAATGTTAGACATGAGCAAATTGCCGCGCATATGGCTGATGGATATGCGAGGGTAAAGAAAAAAGCAGCCGTTCTTTTAAGCCACTTAGGGCCTGGACTCACGAACGCGGCAACAGGAGTGGCGAATGCAGCTTTGGATTCGATACCGCTGGTCGTAATTGCAGGCGATGTACCAACTCATTACTACGGAAAGCATCCACACCAAGAAGTAAATTTACATGGAGATGCAACTCAATATGAAATCTATCGTCCTTTTGTCAAGAGAGCTTGGAGGGTCGATAGTGCACATCTCTTTCCTGAGATTTTAGAAAAAGCCTTTCAATTAGCTGAAAGCGGAAATCCTGGCCCTGTATTAATCTCCGTGCCAATGGACATTTTTTCAAAAGAATTAGAAACCTCTTACTTTGAAAAGCAAAAGCTGAATGCAAAGAATCTTCATAAGCCATCAATTGACAACGAAACAGCAAAGAAAATCATCCGAACGCTAGCTGAAGCAAAAAGTCCGATCTTTTATGTAGGTGGAGGGATCTTATTAGCTGATGCAGCAGATGAGCTTAGAGAACTAGTAGATCGATTGAACATGCCTGTAGCCCATTCCTTAATGGGGAAAGGTGCAGTTTCTGATGATCATCCGTTGACACTAGGGATGACTGGATTTTGGGGAACTAAATTTATAAATGACAAATGCAAGTCCGCAGATTACGTCTTTGGTTTAGGAACTCGCTTTGCTGAGGCAGATAGTAGTTCATGGGAACCGGAATACACGTTCAACTTCCCTCCAACGAAATTGATACAAATAGATATTGACCCGAGCGAAATTGGAAGGAACTACCCAGTTGAAATTGGTGTAGTCGCAGATTTAAAACAAGCATTAACCGTTTTAAATCGAGTAGCGGAAGAAATGTTCCCATACGGGGTACAACGTGACTCTCTTGATACATTAAAACAAGAGATTGAGAGATATCGCAAAGAGTTTAAGGAAAGCAATCGAAAGTTTATTGAAGATGAATCATTCCCAATGATGCCACAACGAATTGTTGACGAAGTACGTCAAGTCCTCCCTAAAGATGCTCTTATTACAACGGATGTTGGGTGGAATAAAAATGGAGTAGGTCAGCAGTTCCCTATTTATGAGGCTGGGTCCATTCTTACTCCTGGAGGATACGCTACAATGGGATTTGGAGCACCAGCTGCACTTGGTGCAAAGATTGCGGCACCAAATCGAATCGTTGTTTCATTAGTGGGTGACGGTGGTTTTGGTCAAAATCCAGCAGTATTAGCAACAGCAGCAGAGGAAAATATCCCGGTTGTTTGGGTCATTATGAATAATTTTGCATTTGGCACGATCGCAGGTCTTCAAAAAGCTCATTTTGGTACGACTTTAGGGACTGTTTTCCAAAAAGATGGAGAACCTTACTCTCCAGATTATGCAGCAATTGCTAGAGCTTACGGGGTGGAAGGGATCAAGGTTCAGTCTGCAGGAGAATTCAAACCAGCCTTAGAAAAAGCCATTAAAGCGAATAAGCCAGTCGTAATTGACGTAGCTATGCTGAATAACCCAGTACCTACCGATGGCCATTGGAACATCATGGACATCTATTCTCCTGGGAAAAGTGTACACCACGTATCTGTCTAA
- a CDS encoding zinc-dependent alcohol dehydrogenase has protein sequence MKNPGELELKEFPVESPLKENEVRIKLIYGGICGSDIGVYKGKIGHAKYPVRPGHELVGRVIEVGEKVDLTTGTKVVVTPNTFCGECENCQRGYRNICSFKESLGVNVDGIFSEEITISSKYVLPIPEELQDEKAVLIEPFAVITHAFEKSFITKGTTVGVIGCGTEGMLSIALANFLGAKVTAIDIYQSKLEKVKAAFGVNTVLAHEVKDEKFDVVIEAAGVKQAVEQAVRVVKQGGSVILIGLTPEATLPIVQIVRNEITIHGSIIYNFPEDFSKCVDYLLNDDFDVKPIISNIFPLKEFKKAYIYAISGQCGKILLDFKGGHI, from the coding sequence TTGAAAAACCCCGGGGAACTAGAACTAAAAGAATTTCCAGTTGAATCCCCTCTTAAAGAAAACGAAGTAAGAATTAAACTCATTTATGGCGGTATCTGTGGTTCTGATATTGGTGTTTATAAGGGAAAGATCGGGCACGCAAAGTATCCAGTTCGACCAGGTCATGAGTTAGTCGGAAGGGTTATTGAGGTCGGTGAAAAGGTCGATCTTACTACTGGAACAAAGGTTGTTGTTACACCTAATACTTTTTGTGGCGAATGTGAGAATTGTCAAAGAGGCTATAGAAATATTTGTTCTTTTAAGGAATCTCTTGGAGTCAATGTGGATGGGATATTTTCAGAAGAGATTACCATTTCATCAAAGTATGTCCTTCCAATTCCTGAGGAATTACAAGATGAAAAAGCAGTTTTAATTGAACCATTCGCCGTTATAACCCATGCTTTTGAAAAATCTTTTATTACAAAAGGTACAACTGTAGGGGTCATTGGTTGTGGCACGGAGGGAATGCTTTCAATCGCTTTAGCCAACTTTCTAGGAGCGAAGGTTACTGCGATAGATATTTACCAATCAAAGCTTGAAAAAGTAAAAGCTGCGTTTGGGGTTAATACCGTTTTAGCTCATGAAGTGAAGGACGAAAAGTTTGATGTTGTAATTGAGGCGGCTGGGGTAAAACAGGCTGTGGAACAAGCGGTACGAGTGGTTAAACAAGGCGGTTCCGTCATTTTAATAGGTCTAACTCCAGAAGCAACTCTGCCAATTGTACAAATTGTAAGAAATGAAATTACGATTCATGGATCAATTATTTATAATTTTCCTGAAGATTTTTCTAAGTGTGTAGACTATCTTCTTAATGATGATTTTGATGTAAAGCCAATTATTTCTAATATTTTCCCTCTAAAAGAGTTTAAAAAGGCATATATTTACGCCATCTCAGGTCAGTGCGGCAAAATATTATTAGATTTCAAAGGAGGCCATATATGA
- a CDS encoding sugar phosphate isomerase/epimerase family protein translates to MTRPFSIAHLTALNCTPAEIIHIASRVGYDFVSLRPIYMGLPGEPNYDLANNKQMMRDTKAALADTGLRLLDIELARIFDGMDPLNYLPAFEVAAELGGRHVLSSIWTNNRNYAIEKFGEVCDLAKQFDLTVELEFVPIASVRTLADTLDILHSANRSNAGIMIDTHHFHRSGDQLVDLQKIPSSYFRYFHLCDAPSQAPTSVDEMKRILREERLYVGEGGIDIAGIVNSIPVNTPCSIEMPNIKRVKELGYEEYARRCLETAKEFLSIHATEEKSLRKKIGL, encoded by the coding sequence ATGACAAGACCATTTTCAATTGCGCACCTTACTGCACTGAATTGTACTCCAGCTGAAATCATTCATATTGCTTCAAGAGTGGGGTATGATTTTGTGAGTCTTCGTCCGATTTATATGGGGTTACCGGGAGAGCCTAATTATGACCTTGCAAACAATAAACAGATGATGAGAGATACAAAGGCAGCACTTGCAGACACAGGTTTGAGGTTACTGGATATTGAGTTAGCTAGAATTTTTGATGGAATGGATCCATTAAACTACTTGCCAGCTTTTGAAGTTGCTGCAGAGTTAGGTGGACGCCATGTTCTAAGCAGTATTTGGACAAATAACCGGAATTATGCGATTGAGAAATTTGGAGAAGTCTGTGATCTTGCTAAACAATTTGATCTTACAGTTGAACTTGAATTTGTACCCATAGCAAGCGTCAGGACTCTTGCAGATACGCTAGATATTCTTCATTCTGCTAATCGATCTAACGCTGGAATTATGATCGATACGCACCATTTTCACCGTTCAGGAGATCAACTAGTGGACCTCCAAAAAATTCCTAGTTCTTACTTTCGTTACTTCCACCTATGCGATGCTCCTTCTCAAGCACCAACATCAGTTGATGAAATGAAACGGATCCTTAGAGAGGAACGTCTCTATGTTGGCGAAGGGGGAATCGATATTGCTGGTATCGTCAACAGTATACCAGTGAATACACCATGCTCGATTGAAATGCCAAATATTAAACGAGTAAAAGAGCTTGGTTATGAAGAGTACGCGCGACGCTGTTTGGAAACTGCAAAAGAGTTTCTTTCTATTCATGCAACCGAAGAGAAATCGTTACGTAAAAAAATTGGTCTATAA
- a CDS encoding hydroxymethylglutaryl-CoA lyase, giving the protein MNNLTVFALPSRAYICEVAPRDGFQAINDQWIPTEEKVSIIRSLAETGVTTIEITSFVHPKAIPQLKDASEVVRSCNDLKNIKFRALVPNVKGAERAIEAGIKKIKLMLSATDSHSISNANCGTEEAQNGFYPIIELAQMKGIEVGGSISVAFGCPFEGKVPQERINQIVYRYESMGVKEISLADSTGAANPKQVYEMLGHLRNTFPDILFTLHLHNTRGLAIANAVSALQQGIVHFDSSIAGLGGCPYLPGATGNVATEDLVYTFHEMGVETGIDLKKVIHTAKAVKQKLGCDSESYMLKAGPSSLLHTKVTSQRKIEK; this is encoded by the coding sequence ATGAACAATCTAACAGTATTCGCGCTACCTTCAAGGGCTTATATTTGCGAAGTTGCTCCTCGTGACGGATTCCAAGCTATAAATGATCAATGGATTCCTACAGAAGAAAAAGTATCAATCATTCGATCGTTAGCAGAAACAGGAGTTACTACAATCGAAATTACGTCGTTTGTTCATCCAAAGGCAATACCTCAATTAAAAGATGCTTCAGAGGTTGTCAGATCATGTAATGACTTAAAAAATATTAAATTTAGAGCATTAGTACCAAACGTAAAAGGAGCAGAAAGAGCCATTGAGGCAGGCATAAAAAAGATAAAACTCATGTTATCTGCCACTGACTCACATAGTATCTCTAATGCCAATTGTGGAACGGAAGAAGCTCAGAATGGTTTTTATCCGATCATTGAATTAGCACAGATGAAGGGGATAGAGGTTGGAGGGTCTATATCCGTAGCCTTTGGATGCCCGTTTGAGGGGAAAGTTCCTCAGGAAAGAATAAATCAGATTGTATATAGATACGAATCCATGGGCGTCAAAGAAATTTCATTGGCGGATTCCACTGGTGCAGCAAATCCAAAGCAAGTATATGAAATGCTTGGCCATTTACGTAATACTTTTCCCGATATTTTATTTACTTTGCATCTTCATAATACAAGAGGTCTTGCTATTGCAAATGCGGTTAGTGCCTTGCAGCAGGGAATTGTTCATTTTGATAGTTCGATAGCCGGACTTGGAGGATGCCCATATTTACCTGGAGCAACAGGAAATGTCGCGACCGAAGATTTAGTTTATACTTTTCATGAAATGGGGGTTGAGACGGGAATTGATCTTAAAAAGGTTATCCACACAGCAAAGGCTGTAAAACAGAAGCTAGGATGCGACAGTGAAAGTTATATGTTGAAAGCTGGTCCATCTTCTCTTTTACACACAAAGGTAACCAGTCAACGGAAAATAGAAAAATAA
- a CDS encoding LacI family DNA-binding transcriptional regulator produces the protein MTHKKRVTLQDVANHAGVSRATASLIVRGSSKIAEKTKQKVLNSMHELGYVYDRVAANMRSQSSSTVGLIITDIANPFYAELLRGVHHSLEEAGYTVFLGTTFDSDMKQEQLISRMLEHRVGGIILCPVSESSKNSIERVKSIDIPLVLAVREIENVSCDYVGIDYEVGAQMAVNHLIHRGHRRIAFLGGTSHSTAWKERRNGYCSALKQAGLDVDETLIVESPVTREGGMGAIRKVLFQANPPTAAFCFNDLVAHGVMLGLNDAGLKPGQDLAVVGFDNNNEAPLYNPPLTTVSSYARLIGSQAAILLHQRIVNQDRENQRIILQPELVVRKSS, from the coding sequence ATGACGCATAAAAAAAGAGTAACTCTGCAAGATGTAGCAAATCATGCTGGTGTTTCCCGAGCGACTGCATCATTAATTGTTCGTGGCAGTTCTAAAATTGCAGAAAAGACAAAACAGAAGGTATTGAATTCAATGCATGAGCTAGGCTACGTGTATGACAGAGTTGCTGCCAATATGCGTTCACAGTCTTCTTCGACAGTTGGATTAATTATTACCGACATCGCGAATCCATTCTACGCAGAACTACTAAGAGGTGTTCATCATTCATTAGAAGAAGCAGGTTATACTGTATTCCTAGGTACTACTTTTGATTCAGATATGAAACAGGAACAGCTTATATCTAGAATGCTCGAACATCGAGTTGGTGGGATCATTTTATGTCCTGTTTCAGAAAGCTCAAAAAATAGTATTGAACGGGTAAAGTCGATCGACATCCCACTTGTTTTAGCGGTGAGGGAAATTGAAAACGTTTCCTGTGATTATGTAGGAATTGACTATGAAGTGGGAGCTCAAATGGCTGTAAACCACCTAATTCATAGAGGCCATAGAAGAATTGCTTTTCTTGGCGGAACTTCCCATTCAACTGCTTGGAAGGAAAGACGGAATGGGTATTGTAGTGCGTTAAAACAAGCGGGTTTAGATGTCGATGAGACACTTATTGTAGAAAGTCCTGTTACTAGAGAAGGCGGAATGGGAGCCATTCGTAAAGTGTTATTCCAGGCGAATCCACCTACGGCTGCCTTCTGTTTTAATGACTTAGTCGCACATGGTGTCATGCTTGGATTAAATGATGCGGGATTAAAACCAGGGCAAGATCTCGCTGTTGTTGGTTTCGATAATAATAATGAGGCACCATTATATAATCCTCCATTAACAACCGTTTCTTCATATGCTAGACTTATAGGCTCACAGGCGGCAATTCTGCTTCATCAAAGAATAGTCAATCAAGATCGTGAAAACCAACGGATTATCTTGCAGCCTGAACTGGTAGTAAGAAAGTCCTCGTAA
- a CDS encoding TRAP transporter large permease — translation MTALVLFGSLALFLILTVPIGISIGLSTLVTILYTGSMPLEYLAQGLITSIDSFPLLAVPFFILAGEIMGKGGLSDRLFKVANTIVGDKTGGIAIAAIITCMFFAAISGSGPATVAAVGGIMIPAMIKQGYDKKFATAVVCAAGSIGVIIPPSIPMVMYGVVGSQSIGKLFISGILPGILVGVALMIWTYIYSRKQGYKGIGKSTFREFLKATWDAKWALLVPIIILGGIYGGVFTPTEAAGVAVVYGFIAGVFLYRELKIRDLPRMLIDSGITTATIMLIVGTATAFGRILTVEQIPSQITEGLLSISSNPIIILLLINILLLIVGCFMDTVAAIIILTPLLLPVAMNIGVDPIHFGLIMVVNLAIGFITPPLGVNLFVGSGVSGISIEALAKAVMPFFVAMVITLLILTYIPQVSLFLVEFME, via the coding sequence ATGACAGCACTTGTCTTATTTGGCAGTCTTGCTCTTTTTTTAATACTTACGGTGCCGATTGGAATTTCAATAGGATTATCAACATTAGTGACCATTTTATACACTGGTTCTATGCCGTTAGAATACTTAGCACAGGGTTTAATTACTTCAATTGATTCATTCCCTCTATTGGCTGTTCCTTTTTTTATTCTAGCTGGGGAGATTATGGGGAAGGGTGGACTATCTGATAGACTATTTAAAGTTGCTAATACGATTGTTGGAGACAAAACAGGTGGTATTGCAATTGCAGCAATAATTACTTGTATGTTTTTTGCAGCCATTTCTGGGTCAGGACCTGCAACTGTTGCTGCTGTTGGAGGGATCATGATTCCCGCAATGATCAAACAAGGCTACGATAAGAAATTTGCAACAGCAGTTGTCTGTGCGGCGGGTTCAATAGGCGTAATAATTCCTCCAAGTATTCCGATGGTTATGTACGGCGTAGTTGGTAGTCAATCAATCGGAAAGTTGTTTATCTCTGGAATCTTACCAGGGATATTAGTCGGTGTCGCCTTAATGATTTGGACTTATATTTATTCCCGAAAACAAGGATACAAAGGTATTGGAAAAAGTACTTTTAGAGAATTCTTGAAAGCTACTTGGGATGCAAAATGGGCACTCTTAGTCCCAATCATTATCCTAGGTGGGATTTATGGTGGGGTTTTCACTCCAACTGAAGCAGCTGGAGTTGCTGTTGTATACGGATTTATCGCTGGAGTATTCTTATATCGCGAGCTTAAAATTAGGGATTTACCTCGAATGCTGATCGATAGTGGTATTACTACAGCAACGATTATGCTCATTGTTGGAACAGCAACTGCATTCGGTCGAATACTTACGGTCGAACAAATTCCGAGTCAAATAACCGAGGGATTACTCTCTATTTCTAGTAACCCGATTATTATTCTTTTGTTAATCAATATCTTACTTTTAATAGTAGGATGTTTTATGGATACGGTTGCAGCTATTATTATTTTAACTCCACTCTTATTGCCTGTAGCAATGAATATTGGAGTAGATCCTATTCACTTTGGTTTAATAATGGTTGTTAATTTAGCTATAGGATTTATCACACCTCCACTGGGAGTTAATTTATTTGTGGGATCTGGTGTTTCGGGAATTTCAATAGAAGCGCTAGCAAAAGCGGTTATGCCCTTCTTTGTTGCAATGGTTATAACACTGCTTATATTAACCTATATACCACAAGTATCTTTATTTTTAGTTGAGTTTATGGAATAA
- a CDS encoding TRAP transporter small permease, translating into MKLLHWLDEHFEELFIGVFSFVMVVVISLQVFMRYVLKDSLPWSEELARYCFIWLVYLGISYGVKKQKHMSVDVLYLALKGKSQAALRIVGNLLFLAFALFGMIYGYQITLKLLTWGQLSPALSLPIGFVYLAGPIGMGLTAIRLIQQIVQQVKILFGKEVPQ; encoded by the coding sequence ATGAAATTGTTACATTGGCTTGACGAGCATTTTGAAGAGTTATTTATAGGCGTTTTTTCTTTTGTGATGGTAGTTGTTATTTCTTTGCAGGTATTTATGAGATACGTTCTAAAGGATTCATTACCTTGGTCAGAGGAGTTAGCTAGGTACTGCTTTATTTGGCTAGTGTATTTAGGTATCAGTTATGGAGTGAAAAAGCAAAAACATATGAGTGTGGATGTGCTTTATTTAGCCCTAAAAGGGAAATCACAAGCGGCCTTGAGGATAGTAGGTAATTTATTATTTTTGGCATTTGCTCTTTTTGGAATGATTTATGGATACCAAATAACATTGAAGCTCCTTACATGGGGGCAGTTGTCACCTGCTCTTAGTTTGCCAATTGGTTTCGTTTACTTAGCTGGGCCAATTGGAATGGGATTAACAGCGATTCGTTTGATTCAGCAAATTGTCCAACAGGTAAAAATTCTTTTTGGGAAAGAAGTTCCACAGTAA
- a CDS encoding TRAP transporter substrate-binding protein → MKRVLSLLFVLCLMILGACSQQSTNNENNEEPKDSDVKTSEKLMKLAVVTSEDRSLTKGLVKFGELVESKTNGSIKVEVYPNGQLGGDREVFESLQFGSIQGTTMSTGPIAQFVPKFNVFDLPFLFPNSEVAYGVLDGKIGTDLLAELESQNVIGLNYWENGFRHLTNGVKEVKTPDDVKGLKIRTLENDLHMDIWSELGANPTPMAFTELFAGLQQGVVDGQENPVGNVTANKFYEVQKYLSKTGHVYNASPFLISKDFWNTLSDEEKKAVQEAADEARDYQRELNQKEDEDGYKFLTENGMTVTDISDEEKEAFLEKVKPVYEKYSASIGEEFVDELLAEINNLKK, encoded by the coding sequence ATGAAAAGAGTTTTATCATTATTATTCGTCTTATGTTTAATGATTCTAGGTGCGTGTTCACAACAATCTACAAATAATGAGAATAATGAGGAACCAAAGGATTCCGATGTTAAGACCAGTGAAAAATTAATGAAATTAGCAGTCGTTACATCTGAAGATCGATCGCTTACAAAAGGGTTAGTAAAGTTTGGAGAATTAGTAGAAAGTAAAACAAATGGATCCATAAAAGTAGAGGTATATCCAAACGGTCAACTAGGTGGGGATCGTGAAGTATTTGAATCGTTACAATTTGGATCAATTCAAGGAACAACAATGTCAACAGGACCAATTGCTCAGTTTGTTCCTAAGTTTAACGTATTTGACCTACCGTTCTTATTTCCGAATTCTGAAGTAGCTTATGGAGTTTTAGATGGAAAGATCGGAACTGATTTATTAGCAGAGTTGGAGAGTCAGAATGTAATTGGATTAAACTATTGGGAGAATGGTTTTAGACATTTAACAAATGGTGTAAAGGAAGTAAAAACGCCAGATGATGTAAAAGGATTGAAGATTAGAACTCTTGAAAATGATCTTCATATGGATATTTGGTCTGAATTAGGTGCTAACCCAACTCCTATGGCGTTCACAGAATTATTTGCAGGATTACAACAAGGGGTAGTCGATGGTCAAGAAAATCCAGTAGGAAATGTTACAGCTAATAAATTTTATGAAGTACAAAAATACTTATCGAAGACTGGCCATGTATATAATGCAAGTCCATTCTTAATTAGTAAAGATTTCTGGAATACACTAAGCGATGAGGAAAAGAAGGCAGTACAAGAAGCAGCTGATGAAGCTAGAGACTATCAAAGAGAGTTAAACCAAAAAGAGGATGAAGATGGATATAAATTCCTAACTGAAAATGGTATGACGGTTACTGATATTTCAGACGAAGAAAAGGAAGCGTTCCTAGAAAAGGTTAAACCGGTTTATGAAAAGTATTCTGCTAGTATTGGAGAGGAATTTGTAGACGAATTATTAGCAGAAATAAATAACTTGAAAAAATAA
- a CDS encoding sensor domain-containing diguanylate cyclase — MSNTNPFSLFDAKAVLTEDLLTLSENEKQLRFLIDMIQEFIVVKDGFGRWIVTNLQVLEAYELEEVDYRGKTDVELAELKPKFRESFEYNTSTDEQAWIKGSALKIEKTIMGQVWEVIKTPFFEESGERHHLVIVSRNITERKKAETQLQESERTYRLIAENMKDIIITVNEEGNVLYLSPSFEHILGYLAEEFIGKPLFPIMHPDDARRINQMIEDMVDRSILKNKIEGRLQRADGDYIWYESICSCVYKENGEFDHIIIAARDITDRKNNESYLEKLAYQDALTGVYNRRFLMEKLPNILLDSEISGTKVGLIYFDIDSFKHVNDTMGHEIGDQLLIQFVKRVQSNLRFTDPIIRNGGDEFIAIVPNLPSDHYIVPIAYMLCDSLRKPWRLNGKAVEVTSSLGVAVFPKDGNTVQSILSNADKALYKAKLKGKSRVEIYKKEMGK, encoded by the coding sequence ATGAGTAACACGAATCCATTCTCGTTATTTGATGCGAAGGCAGTTCTAACGGAGGACCTACTTACTTTATCGGAAAATGAAAAACAACTGCGTTTTTTAATTGACATGATACAAGAGTTTATCGTTGTTAAGGACGGATTTGGCCGGTGGATAGTAACAAACCTACAAGTTTTAGAAGCATATGAGCTAGAGGAAGTCGACTATCGAGGAAAAACAGACGTGGAGTTAGCTGAATTAAAACCAAAATTTAGAGAGTCATTTGAATATAACACAAGTACTGATGAGCAGGCTTGGATTAAAGGCTCAGCTTTAAAAATTGAGAAGACGATAATGGGTCAAGTATGGGAAGTCATCAAAACTCCTTTCTTTGAAGAATCTGGAGAACGTCATCATTTAGTCATTGTCAGTAGAAACATAACCGAGCGGAAAAAAGCAGAGACTCAACTTCAGGAAAGTGAGCGGACATACCGTTTGATTGCTGAGAATATGAAGGATATTATTATTACGGTCAATGAAGAAGGAAACGTTTTATACTTATCTCCTTCTTTTGAGCATATCCTTGGTTACTTAGCTGAGGAATTTATTGGTAAACCCTTGTTTCCCATTATGCATCCTGATGATGCGCGGAGAATTAATCAAATGATTGAAGATATGGTAGATAGAAGTATCCTTAAAAATAAAATTGAAGGTCGATTACAAAGAGCCGATGGAGATTATATATGGTATGAATCCATTTGTTCGTGTGTTTATAAGGAAAATGGAGAATTTGATCATATTATTATAGCAGCTCGAGATATTACTGATCGAAAAAACAATGAGTCATATCTAGAAAAGCTTGCTTACCAAGATGCACTTACAGGTGTTTATAATAGACGCTTTCTAATGGAAAAACTACCGAATATTCTATTAGACTCTGAAATAAGTGGAACAAAGGTTGGGTTAATTTACTTTGATATCGACTCATTCAAACATGTAAATGATACGATGGGGCATGAGATAGGGGATCAATTACTTATTCAATTCGTGAAACGGGTTCAATCAAATCTTCGCTTCACGGATCCAATTATACGAAATGGAGGAGATGAGTTTATCGCCATAGTCCCGAACCTACCAAGTGACCATTATATTGTTCCTATCGCTTATATGTTATGCGATTCATTAAGGAAACCTTGGAGGCTAAATGGCAAGGCAGTGGAAGTAACCTCATCGTTGGGAGTGGCTGTTTTCCCGAAGGACGGAAATACTGTACAAAGCATTTTATCAAATGCGGATAAAGCTCTTTATAAGGCAAAATTGAAAGGAAAGAGCCGGGTAGAGATATATAAAAAAGAGATGGGAAAATAA
- the rhaD gene encoding rhamnulose-1-phosphate aldolase: MNKDILQSKFVNEMKDATANLYRLGWDERNGGNISYLLTMEEVYPYLDGNIEVRTIPMNFDASSLAGRYLIVTGSGKYFKNVTNDPAVNLGLIRISEDGRHYDILWGFEDGGVATSELPTHLMNHMKRLTVDPNHRVIMHCHATHLLAMTFTHSLDEKDFTKTLWEMCTECIVVFPDGVSIIPWMVPGTDAIGEETAVKMENARLVLWPHHGVFGAGTTIDETFGLIETAEKAAEVYTIVCSQGGKKQTISDEQLQTLADAFKVIPREGILELTNISK; the protein is encoded by the coding sequence ATGAATAAAGATATTTTACAATCAAAATTTGTTAATGAAATGAAAGATGCGACAGCTAATTTATACCGTCTAGGTTGGGACGAAAGAAATGGTGGAAACATTAGTTATTTGTTAACAATGGAAGAAGTATATCCTTACTTAGATGGAAATATAGAGGTCCGTACAATACCGATGAATTTTGACGCCTCTTCTCTTGCTGGAAGATATTTGATCGTAACTGGTTCAGGCAAATATTTTAAAAATGTAACAAATGACCCTGCCGTTAACCTCGGATTAATTCGAATTTCTGAGGATGGTAGACATTACGACATTCTTTGGGGCTTTGAAGATGGAGGAGTAGCTACGAGCGAATTACCAACCCATTTAATGAACCATATGAAACGCTTGACGGTAGACCCAAATCACCGTGTCATCATGCATTGCCATGCTACTCATTTGTTAGCAATGACTTTTACACACAGTCTCGACGAGAAAGACTTTACAAAAACTCTTTGGGAAATGTGTACAGAATGTATTGTTGTTTTCCCAGATGGTGTGTCTATTATCCCTTGGATGGTACCTGGAACAGATGCGATTGGTGAAGAGACAGCTGTGAAAATGGAAAATGCAAGACTTGTACTATGGCCACACCACGGAGTATTTGGAGCAGGTACGACAATAGACGAGACGTTCGGATTAATCGAAACCGCTGAAAAAGCAGCTGAAGTTTACACAATCGTTTGTTCACAAGGCGGTAAGAAACAAACAATATCTGACGAACAACTACAAACTTTAGCTGATGCATTTAAGGTGATTCCGAGAGAAGGGATATTGGAGCTAACAAATATAAGCAAATAG